TTCGACCTCATGCAAACGTCCTGTGATTGAACCGCGACCCGTCCGTGCCCGGGCCAAGGTAAGGAGTGGAAGACGACATGATCGCGACTTGCCCCGTGCAGTGGATCTGCATTTTCGGGCAAAGGGTGCTTGCATGGTTGGTCGGCAACTGGTAGAATAGGCCCGTCTTTCGACCGATAGCAAAACAGAACACTCACAGCATCAGATGACCCCGGAGGTTGACGATCCCTCGCCTCGTCGCGAGTGACAATAAGCTCCTTCTTTTACTGCTTTACATCCCCACAAAGCAGGTTTTAGGGCACAATCGGAAGGGCTGACCAACCCAGGTCGGCCCTTTCGACTTTTTGGAGCGCAGCTGTGTCATCGCCCCAGCCAACGCTTGCTTGAGCCTGACGACCCCGCGTGTCCCGCAGCTTATCTGCACATGCTGCCACGTTGCGCTGCGACAACTGCGACGACCGGTCGCGGCGGGGGCGCGCATTCCCCAAGGACCCAAGCCCGCTTGGCCGCATGAAGGTGGAAGAGAAAAGGCCCGCATCCATTCAGATGCAGGCCTGTCGATGTTCTATTCATAAATCTTTAGGAGACGCCCTCCAGCTGCTCATCCTCCTCCGCGACCAGGTAGAAGCGGCCGATCTCCACCGGGAAGGCTTCGCCCTGATCGTCCAGCACATGGAAGGATCCCTCCATCGTGCCGAAGGAGGAGCGGATGGGACAGAAACTGGTGTATTCGAAGGATTCGCCCGGCTCGAGCACGGGTTGCTCGCCCACCACCCCGATGCCGTCCACCACCTCCCGGTTGCCATCCGTGTCGATGATCACCCAGTGCCGCGACGCCACCATGACCGTGCGTCGGCCCAGATTCTCGATGAGGATGCGGTAGGCATAGACGTATTGGCTGTTGTCCGGATCCGAGTGTTTGGGCAGATAACGGGGATCCGCCAACACCCGGATCTCCCTGGTCACACGTTCCGACGACTTGTGTCCCATCCTGGCCAGATCCTTTCCGTTCCAGGCGTGTCGCATGGCAGGTCGCGCGTCCGGCGCTTCAAGCACGGACCGCGAACGGGGCCCAAGGAAGGGGCTGGGCCGCTTCAATCCAAGCCCGGATCCTGTTTTTGTTCAGACAGGAATCCCGCCACCCCCTCATGGGATCAGTGGAAGAGCAGGCCGGCGGCGAGCTGGTGGGTCGCGGCCAGGCGCTGCTGGGTGGTCCAGGCGTAATCCAGGGTCAAGGTGCGGCCGCCGGCCAGGGGCAGGCGCAGGCCCAGGCCCAGCGCATGCTGTTCCAGATCCCTCCTGAGGTGCCGGCCGGCGCGCAGCAGCACGCGCTCCTGCCAGGCGTACTCCAGCCCCAGGCGCAGGTTCTGGCGGTTGTCGTTGGGGTGCTCGATCTGCAGGGCGCCATCCAGGCGTTGCAGGCCCTTCCGCCACAGGCGATCGTGCAATCCGGCCCGGAAGACGAGCGGTAGTTGGAATTCGCCTGTCTGCAGATGGGCGGGACGGCCATCGCCGGCCTCCACCAGCAGGTCCTCCCCTGACAGCTGAAGGCGTGGTCCGAAGTTGGCCACCGCCAGGCCCAGGGTCAGGTCGCGCCAACCCGTGTCCAACAGGAGGCCCAGGTCGACGGCGGCCCCTTGCGCCCGCTCGCGGTGGAGATCCTGGCGGATCCAGCGCACCAGACCGCCCCAGGCCAGCCGATCGGTCAGACGGGTGGCGAGACCCAGCCCCAGGGCGATGTCGCCCGCTGAATAGCTCTCGCCGGTGCCGTCGGGCTGCTCCAGGGTGGTGATCTCCTGCTCGGGCACCTGCAGCCAAGCAAGGCCCAGGGTGAGCGTGCTGCGGGCGCTGAGCGGCCGCGAGCCGAGCACCTGGCCCAGGCTGATCTGGGCGAAGCGTCGCTCCTGGGAGAACTCCAGC
The bacterium DNA segment above includes these coding regions:
- the apaG gene encoding Co2+/Mg2+ efflux protein ApaG produces the protein MGHKSSERVTREIRVLADPRYLPKHSDPDNSQYVYAYRILIENLGRRTVMVASRHWVIIDTDGNREVVDGIGVVGEQPVLEPGESFEYTSFCPIRSSFGTMEGSFHVLDDQGEAFPVEIGRFYLVAEEDEQLEGVS
- a CDS encoding PorV/PorQ family protein; translated protein: MKRLAPLAAILLACVWAEPADGFRRAGTTGAPFLKLAADARAAGLAGATVALPGGHQPAWAGAGNLLINPAGPAGSLENSLEFSQERRFAQISLGQVLGSRPLSARSTLTLGLAWLQVPEQEITTLEQPDGTGESYSAGDIALGLGLATRLTDRLAWGGLVRWIRQDLHRERAQGAAVDLGLLLDTGWRDLTLGLAVANFGPRLQLSGEDLLVEAGDGRPAHLQTGEFQLPLVFRAGLHDRLWRKGLQRLDGALQIEHPNDNRQNLRLGLEYAWQERVLLRAGRHLRRDLEQHALGLGLRLPLAGGRTLTLDYAWTTQQRLAATHQLAAGLLFH